In the Streptomyces fradiae ATCC 10745 = DSM 40063 genome, one interval contains:
- a CDS encoding CobW family GTP-binding protein — protein MSAQQIPVVVLAGFLGSGKTTLLNHLLRTARGTRVGVMVNDFGSIEIDAMTVAGQVGSTVSLGNGCLCCAVDASELDTYLETLTRPSARLDVIVIEASGLAEPQELVRMLLASDNDRIVYGGLVEVVDAAEFDATRVRHPETDRHLGIADLVVVNKADRVQEDELRRVRETVAALADRAAVVTAAYGRVDPELLFDRAARTGDPDGARQLSFEDLYADAYEREHRDHPHAAYETVSFTAGDPLHPRRLMDFLDSRPEGLYRIKGFADFGAADPDHRYVTHAVGRFLRFYPEPWPPGEPRLSQLVLIGAGTDGQALLRALDGCRVTGAAETPEEHALWGVLRYVPEPREDGGAVPGADGAGSGYGEPAEADPPAPYETAAPYDEAAPHDETVPCDDTVPDDEPDDDDPYGDAYDGRYGPAHDAPYDGR, from the coding sequence TTGAGCGCGCAGCAGATCCCCGTCGTCGTCCTCGCCGGATTCCTCGGGTCCGGCAAGACGACCCTGCTCAACCACCTCCTGCGCACCGCCCGCGGCACCCGCGTCGGCGTGATGGTCAACGACTTCGGGTCCATCGAGATCGACGCCATGACCGTCGCGGGGCAGGTCGGCTCGACGGTCTCCCTCGGCAACGGCTGCCTGTGCTGCGCCGTCGACGCGAGCGAGCTGGACACGTACCTGGAGACGCTGACCCGGCCCTCCGCGCGGCTCGACGTCATCGTCATCGAGGCCAGCGGGCTCGCCGAGCCGCAGGAGCTGGTGCGGATGCTCCTCGCCAGCGACAACGACCGGATCGTCTACGGCGGGCTCGTGGAGGTCGTCGACGCCGCCGAGTTCGACGCGACGCGCGTGCGTCACCCGGAGACCGACCGGCACCTGGGCATCGCCGACCTCGTCGTGGTCAACAAGGCCGACCGCGTCCAGGAGGACGAGCTGCGGCGCGTACGGGAGACCGTCGCCGCCCTCGCCGACCGGGCGGCCGTGGTCACCGCGGCGTACGGACGGGTCGACCCGGAGCTGCTGTTCGACCGCGCCGCCCGCACGGGCGACCCGGACGGGGCCCGGCAGCTGTCCTTCGAGGACCTGTACGCCGACGCGTACGAGCGTGAGCACCGGGACCATCCGCACGCGGCCTACGAGACGGTGTCGTTCACGGCCGGCGACCCCCTGCACCCGCGCCGCCTCATGGACTTCCTCGACTCGCGGCCCGAAGGGCTGTACCGCATCAAGGGGTTCGCGGACTTCGGCGCCGCCGACCCGGACCACCGGTACGTCACCCACGCCGTCGGCCGGTTCCTGCGGTTCTACCCGGAGCCCTGGCCGCCCGGAGAGCCGCGGCTCAGCCAGCTGGTGCTGATCGGCGCGGGCACGGACGGGCAGGCGCTGCTCCGGGCGCTGGACGGCTGCCGGGTGACGGGGGCGGCCGAGACGCCGGAGGAGCACGCCCTGTGGGGTGTGCTGCGGTACGTCCCCGAGCCCCGCGAGGACGGCGGGGCGGTGCCCGGCGCGGACGGGGCGGGGTCCGGGTACGGCGAGCCCGCCGAAGCGGACCCGCCGGCCCCGTACGAGACGGCGGCCCCCTACGACGAGGCCGCCCCCCACGACGAGACGGTGCCGTGCGACGACACCGTGCCGGACGACGAGCCCGACGACGACGATCCGTACGGCGACGCGTACGACGGCCGGTACGGCCCCGCACACGACGCCCCGTACGACGGCCGGTAG
- a CDS encoding DNA gyrase/topoisomerase IV subunit A, with protein sequence MARRSTKTPPPDDFEERILDIDVVDEMQGSFLEYAYSVIYSRALPDARDGMKPVHRRIVYQMNEMGLRPERGFVKCARVVGEVMGKLHPHGDASIYDALVRMAQPFSMRLPLVDGHGNFGSLGNDDPPAAMRYTECRMADATSLMTESIDEDTVDFAPNYDGQEREPVALPAAFPNLLVNGASGIAVGMATNMPPHNLGEVIAAARHLIRHPHADLETLMRYVPGPDLPTGGRIVGLSGIRDAYESGRGTFKIRATATVENVTARRKGLVVTELPFAVGPEKVIAKIKDLVGAKKLQGIADVKDLTDREHGLRLVIEIKNGFVPEAVLEQLYKLTPMEESFGINNVALVDGQPVTLGLKELLEVYLDHRFEVVRRRSEFRRGKKRDRLHLVEGLLVALVDIDEVIRLIRSSENSAQARERLIERFSLSDVQTQYILDTPLRRLTKFDRLELEDERERLTGEIEALTRILESDAELRKLVSSELAAVAKKFATERRTVLLESAGTAAAAVPLEVADDPCRVLLSSTGLLARTASGEPLPESGGKRAKHDVVVSAVAATQRGTIGVVTSSGRLLRLSVIDLPQLPDTASAPTLSGGAPLSEFVTLEKDETVVCLTTLDESSPGLALGTLQGVVKRVVPDYPANKDELEVITLKEGDRIVGAAELRTGEEDLVFVTSDAQLLRFQASQVRPQGRPAGGMAGVKLAAGAAVLSFTAVDPSSDAVVFTVAGATGQLDGTAGTSAKLTPFDQYPRKGRATGGVRCHRFLKGEDALVFAWAGGAPARAAQKNGTPAELPALDPRRDGSGTPLLKPVAVVAGPLS encoded by the coding sequence ATGGCCCGCCGCAGCACGAAGACCCCGCCGCCCGACGACTTCGAGGAGCGGATCCTCGACATCGACGTCGTCGACGAGATGCAGGGCTCCTTCCTCGAGTACGCGTACTCGGTGATCTACTCCCGAGCCCTGCCCGACGCGCGCGACGGCATGAAGCCGGTGCACCGCCGCATCGTCTACCAGATGAACGAGATGGGCCTGCGTCCCGAGCGCGGGTTCGTCAAGTGCGCCCGCGTCGTCGGCGAGGTGATGGGCAAGCTCCACCCGCACGGCGACGCGTCGATCTACGACGCGCTGGTGCGCATGGCGCAGCCGTTCTCGATGCGCCTGCCCCTGGTCGACGGCCACGGCAACTTCGGCTCGCTCGGCAACGACGACCCGCCGGCCGCCATGCGGTACACCGAGTGCCGGATGGCGGACGCGACCTCGCTGATGACGGAGTCGATCGACGAGGACACGGTCGACTTCGCGCCCAACTACGACGGGCAGGAGCGCGAGCCGGTCGCCCTCCCGGCCGCCTTCCCGAACCTGCTGGTCAACGGCGCCTCCGGCATCGCGGTCGGCATGGCGACCAACATGCCCCCGCACAACCTGGGCGAGGTGATCGCCGCCGCGCGGCACCTGATCCGGCACCCGCACGCCGACCTCGAGACCCTCATGCGGTACGTCCCCGGCCCGGACCTGCCGACCGGCGGCAGGATCGTCGGCCTGTCCGGCATCCGGGACGCGTACGAGTCCGGCCGCGGCACGTTCAAGATCCGCGCGACGGCGACGGTGGAGAACGTGACGGCGCGCCGCAAGGGCCTGGTCGTCACCGAGCTGCCGTTCGCGGTCGGCCCGGAGAAGGTCATCGCCAAGATCAAGGACCTGGTCGGCGCGAAGAAGCTGCAGGGCATCGCGGACGTCAAGGACCTCACGGACCGCGAGCACGGGCTGCGCCTGGTCATCGAGATCAAGAACGGCTTCGTGCCCGAGGCGGTGCTGGAGCAGCTGTACAAGCTGACGCCGATGGAGGAGTCCTTCGGCATCAACAACGTGGCGCTGGTGGACGGCCAGCCCGTCACGCTGGGCCTCAAGGAGCTGCTGGAGGTCTACCTCGACCACCGCTTCGAGGTGGTCCGGCGGCGCAGCGAGTTCCGCCGGGGCAAGAAGCGGGACCGGCTGCACCTGGTCGAGGGCCTGCTGGTGGCGCTCGTCGACATCGACGAGGTCATCCGGCTGATCCGCTCCAGTGAGAACTCGGCGCAGGCCAGGGAGCGGCTCATCGAGCGGTTCTCGCTGAGCGACGTGCAGACCCAGTACATCCTGGACACGCCGCTGCGCCGGCTCACCAAGTTCGACCGGCTGGAGCTGGAGGACGAGCGGGAGCGGCTGACCGGCGAGATCGAGGCGCTGACCAGGATCCTGGAGTCGGACGCGGAGCTGCGCAAGCTCGTCTCGTCCGAGCTGGCGGCGGTGGCGAAGAAGTTCGCCACGGAGCGTCGCACGGTGCTGCTGGAGTCGGCCGGCACCGCGGCCGCCGCGGTGCCGCTGGAGGTGGCGGACGACCCGTGCCGGGTCCTGCTCTCCTCGACGGGTCTGCTGGCCCGTACGGCGAGCGGCGAGCCGCTGCCGGAGAGCGGCGGCAAGCGCGCCAAGCACGACGTGGTGGTGTCGGCGGTGGCGGCGACGCAGCGCGGCACGATCGGCGTGGTGACGTCCTCCGGGCGGCTGCTGCGGCTGTCCGTGATCGACCTGCCGCAGCTGCCGGACACGGCGTCCGCACCGACCCTGTCGGGCGGGGCGCCGCTGTCGGAGTTCGTGACGCTGGAGAAGGACGAGACGGTCGTCTGCCTGACCACCCTGGACGAGTCGTCGCCGGGCCTCGCGCTGGGCACCCTGCAGGGCGTCGTGAAGCGGGTGGTGCCCGACTACCCGGCGAACAAGGACGAGCTGGAGGTCATCACGCTCAAGGAGGGCGACCGGATCGTCGGGGCGGCGGAGCTGCGGACGGGCGAGGAGGACCTGGTCTTCGTCACCTCCGACGCGCAGCTGCTGCGCTTCCAGGCGTCCCAGGTGCGCCCGCAGGGCCGGCCCGCGGGCGGCATGGCGGGCGTCAAGCTCGCGGCGGGCGCCGCGGTGCTCTCCTTCACCGCCGTGGACCCGTCGTCCGACGCGGTCGTGTTCACGGTGGCGGGGGCCACCGGCCAGCTGGACGGGACCGCCGGTACGTCGGCGAAGCTGACGCCGTTCGACCAGTACCCGCGCAAGGGCCGGGCCACCGGCGGCGTGCGCTGCCACCGGTTCCTGAAGGGCGAGGACGCGCTGGTGTTCGCCTGGGCGGGCGGTGCCCCGGCCAGGGCGGCGCAGAAGAACGGCACGCCCGCGGAGCTGCCGGCCCTGGACCCGCGCCGCGACGGGTCCGGTACGCCGCTGCTGAAGCCGGTCGCGGTGGTGGCCGGGCCGCTGTCCTAG